In Lagopus muta isolate bLagMut1 chromosome 6, bLagMut1 primary, whole genome shotgun sequence, one DNA window encodes the following:
- the TRIM9 gene encoding E3 ubiquitin-protein ligase TRIM9 isoform X1 produces the protein MEEMEEELKCPVCGSFYREPIILPCSHNLCQACARNILVQTPDSESPQSRRASGSAVSDYDYLDLDKMSLYSEADSGYGSYGGFASAPTTPCQKSPNGVRVFPPAAPPPPAALAPPPPPPRNACLTCPQCHRSLVLDERGLRGFPRNRLLEGVIDRYQQGRAAALRCQLCEKAPKEAAVMCEQCDVFYCEPCRLRCHPPRGPLAKHRLVPPAQGRVGRRLSPRKISTCTDHELENHSMYCVQCKSPVCYQCLEEGKHSSHEVKALGAMWKLHKSQLSQALNGLSDRAKEAKEFLVQLRNMVQQIQENSVEFEACLVAQCDALIDALNRRKAQLLSRVNKEHEHKLKVVRDQISHCTVKLRQTTGLMEYCLEVIKENDPSGFLQISDALIRRVHLTEDQWGKGTLTPRMTTDFDLNLDNGPLLQSIHQLDFVQMKVSSPVPAPPILQLEECCTHNNSATLSWKQPPLSTVQVEGYILELDDGNGGQFREVYVGKETMCTVDGLHFNSTYSARVKAFNKTGVSPYSKTLVLQTSEETQSEEQTLPFPVPLERLQLRRMSPFSSTLNLQPSFPGRSYFELRSSAHQLSLHSSLQSLNSAGCNFETQGTPYSQLVDIKKMVAVAWFSFDPASAHADIIFSNDNLTVTCNSYDDRVVLGKTGFSKGLHYWELSIDRYDNHPDPAFGVARIDVLKDAMLGKDDKAWAMYVDNNRSWFMHNNSHTNRTEGGITKGATVGVLLDLTRRTLTFSINEDQQGPVAFENLEGLFFPAVSLNRNVQVTLHTGLPVPEFYASRSAMQ, from the exons ATGGAAGAGATGGAAGAGGAGCTGAAATGCCCGGTGTGCGGCTCCTTCTACCGCGAGCCCATCATCCTGCCCTGCTCGCACAACCTGTGCCAGGCGTGCGCCCGCAACATCCTGGTGCAGACGCCGGATTCGGAATCCCCGCAGAGCCGCCGCGCGTCGGGCTCGGCCGTCTCCGACTACGACTACCTGGACCTGGATAAGATGAGCCTGTACAGCGAGGCGGACAGCGGCTACGGCTCCTACGGCGGCTTCGCCAGCGCTCCCACCACCCCGTGCCAGAAATCCCCCAACGGCGTGCGGGTTTTCcctcccgccgccccgccgccccccgccgccttGGCCCCTCCGCCTCCGCCGCCCCGCAACGCGTGCCTGACGTGCCCGCAGTGCCACCGCAGCCTGGTGCTGGACGAGCGCGGGCTGCGCGGCTTCCCCCGCAACCGGCTGCTGGAGGGCGTCATCGATCGCTACCAGcagggccgggcggcggcgctGCGCTGCCAGCTGTGCGAGAAGGCGCCCAAAGAGGCGGCCGTCATGTGCGAGCAGTGCGACGTCTTCTACTGCGAGCCGTGCCGCCTGCGCTGCCATCCGCCCCGCGGCCCCCTGGCCAAACACCGCCTGGTGCCGCCCGCGCAGGGCCGCGTCGGCCGCCGTCTGAGCCCCCGCAAGATCTCCACGTGCACGGACCACGAGCTGGAGAACCACAGCATGTACTGCGTGCAGTGCAAGAGCCCCGTGTGCTACCAGTGCCTGGAGGAGGGCAAGCACTCCAGCCACGAGGTGAAGGCGCTGGGGGCCATGTGGAAGCTGCACAAG AGCCAGCTGTCCCAGGCCTTGAATGGGTTGTCAGACAGAGCCAAGGAGGCAAAAGAGTTCCTGGTGCAGCTCCGCAACATGGTGCAGCAAATCCAG GAGAACAGCGTGGAGTTCGAAGCCTGCCTGGTGGCCCAATGTGACGCCCTCATCGATGCCCTCAACAGAAGGAAAGCCCAGCTGCTGTCCCGGGTCAACAAGGAGCACGAGCATAAGCTGAAG GTGGTGAGAGACCAGATTTCTCACTGCACGGTGAAGCTGCGGCAGACCACGGGGCTGATGGAGTACTGCCTGGAGGTCATCAAGGAGAACGACCCCAGCGGCTTCCTGCAG ATCTCCGATGCTCTCATCAGAAGAGTGCACTTAACGGAGGACCAGTGGGGAAAAGGGACGCTCACACCCCGCATGACCACGGACTTTGACCTGAACCTTGACAACGGCCCCCTCCTGCAGTCCATCCATCAGCTCGACTTCGTGCAGATGAAAG TTTCCTCCCCAGTGCCGGCCCCCCCAatcctgcagctggaggagtgCTGCACCCACAACAACAGCGCCACGCTGTCCTGGAAGCAGCCCCCCTTGTCGACGGTGCAGGTGGAAGGCTACATCCTGGAGCTCGACGATGGCAATGGAGGGCAGTTCAGG GAGGTGTATGTGGGCAAGGAAACCATGTGCACAGTGGACGGGCTTCACTTCAACAGCACTTACAGCGCCCGTGTCAAAGCCTTCAACAAAACAGGAGTCAGCCCCTACAGCAAGACCCTGGTGCTGCAGACATCCGAGG AGACGCAGTCAGAAGAACAGACCCTCCCTTTTCCAGTGCCTTTGGAAAGATTGCAGCTTCGTAGAATGAGTCCTTTCTCCTCCACCCTTAATCTACAACCCAGCTTCCCGGGGAGATCCTACTTTGAGCTAAGATCTTCGGCCCACCAGCTGAGCTTGCATTCTTCCTTACAGTCCCTGAACTCAGCCG GATGCAATTTTGAGACACAAGGAACGCCTTACTCTCAATTAG ttgacattaaaaaaatggtgGCAG TAGCTTGGTTTTCTTTCGATCCTGCCTCTGCACACGCTGACATCATCTTTTCTAACGACAACCTGACTGTCACCTGCAACAGCTATGATGACAGGGTTGTGCTGGGGAAAACAGGCTTTTCCAAAGGGCTGCACTACTGGGAGTTGTCCATCGATCGTTACGACAACCACCCGGACCCGGCCTTCGGCGTGGCACGCATCGACGTCCTGAAGGATGCCATGCTGGGCAAGGATGACAAAGCTTGGGCCATGTATGTGGACAACAACCGCAGCTGGTTCATGCACAACAACTCTCACACCAACAG GACTGAAGGTGGGATAACAAAAGGTGCCACGGTGGGAGTGCTGCTGGATTTGACCAGGAGGACCTTGACGTTCTCCATCAACGAGGACCAGCAGGGCCCCGTCGCCTTCGAGAACTTGGAGGGCCTGTTCTTCCCAGCAGTCAGCCTCAACAGGAACGTGCAG GTGACGCTGCACACGGGGCTGCCGGTCCCTGAGTTCTACGCCTCGCGCTCGGCCATGCAGTGA
- the TRIM9 gene encoding E3 ubiquitin-protein ligase TRIM9 isoform X3, which yields MEEMEEELKCPVCGSFYREPIILPCSHNLCQACARNILVQTPDSESPQSRRASGSAVSDYDYLDLDKMSLYSEADSGYGSYGGFASAPTTPCQKSPNGVRVFPPAAPPPPAALAPPPPPPRNACLTCPQCHRSLVLDERGLRGFPRNRLLEGVIDRYQQGRAAALRCQLCEKAPKEAAVMCEQCDVFYCEPCRLRCHPPRGPLAKHRLVPPAQGRVGRRLSPRKISTCTDHELENHSMYCVQCKSPVCYQCLEEGKHSSHEVKALGAMWKLHKSQLSQALNGLSDRAKEAKEFLVQLRNMVQQIQENSVEFEACLVAQCDALIDALNRRKAQLLSRVNKEHEHKLKVVRDQISHCTVKLRQTTGLMEYCLEVIKENDPSGFLQISDALIRRVHLTEDQWGKGTLTPRMTTDFDLNLDNGPLLQSIHQLDFVQMKVPAPPILQLEECCTHNNSATLSWKQPPLSTVQVEGYILELDDGNGGQFREVYVGKETMCTVDGLHFNSTYSARVKAFNKTGVSPYSKTLVLQTSEETQSEEQTLPFPVPLERLQLRRMSPFSSTLNLQPSFPGRSYFELRSSAHQLSLHSSLQSLNSAGCNFETQGTPYSQLVDIKKMVAVAWFSFDPASAHADIIFSNDNLTVTCNSYDDRVVLGKTGFSKGLHYWELSIDRYDNHPDPAFGVARIDVLKDAMLGKDDKAWAMYVDNNRSWFMHNNSHTNRTEGGITKGATVGVLLDLTRRTLTFSINEDQQGPVAFENLEGLFFPAVSLNRNVQVTLHTGLPVPEFYASRSAMQ from the exons ATGGAAGAGATGGAAGAGGAGCTGAAATGCCCGGTGTGCGGCTCCTTCTACCGCGAGCCCATCATCCTGCCCTGCTCGCACAACCTGTGCCAGGCGTGCGCCCGCAACATCCTGGTGCAGACGCCGGATTCGGAATCCCCGCAGAGCCGCCGCGCGTCGGGCTCGGCCGTCTCCGACTACGACTACCTGGACCTGGATAAGATGAGCCTGTACAGCGAGGCGGACAGCGGCTACGGCTCCTACGGCGGCTTCGCCAGCGCTCCCACCACCCCGTGCCAGAAATCCCCCAACGGCGTGCGGGTTTTCcctcccgccgccccgccgccccccgccgccttGGCCCCTCCGCCTCCGCCGCCCCGCAACGCGTGCCTGACGTGCCCGCAGTGCCACCGCAGCCTGGTGCTGGACGAGCGCGGGCTGCGCGGCTTCCCCCGCAACCGGCTGCTGGAGGGCGTCATCGATCGCTACCAGcagggccgggcggcggcgctGCGCTGCCAGCTGTGCGAGAAGGCGCCCAAAGAGGCGGCCGTCATGTGCGAGCAGTGCGACGTCTTCTACTGCGAGCCGTGCCGCCTGCGCTGCCATCCGCCCCGCGGCCCCCTGGCCAAACACCGCCTGGTGCCGCCCGCGCAGGGCCGCGTCGGCCGCCGTCTGAGCCCCCGCAAGATCTCCACGTGCACGGACCACGAGCTGGAGAACCACAGCATGTACTGCGTGCAGTGCAAGAGCCCCGTGTGCTACCAGTGCCTGGAGGAGGGCAAGCACTCCAGCCACGAGGTGAAGGCGCTGGGGGCCATGTGGAAGCTGCACAAG AGCCAGCTGTCCCAGGCCTTGAATGGGTTGTCAGACAGAGCCAAGGAGGCAAAAGAGTTCCTGGTGCAGCTCCGCAACATGGTGCAGCAAATCCAG GAGAACAGCGTGGAGTTCGAAGCCTGCCTGGTGGCCCAATGTGACGCCCTCATCGATGCCCTCAACAGAAGGAAAGCCCAGCTGCTGTCCCGGGTCAACAAGGAGCACGAGCATAAGCTGAAG GTGGTGAGAGACCAGATTTCTCACTGCACGGTGAAGCTGCGGCAGACCACGGGGCTGATGGAGTACTGCCTGGAGGTCATCAAGGAGAACGACCCCAGCGGCTTCCTGCAG ATCTCCGATGCTCTCATCAGAAGAGTGCACTTAACGGAGGACCAGTGGGGAAAAGGGACGCTCACACCCCGCATGACCACGGACTTTGACCTGAACCTTGACAACGGCCCCCTCCTGCAGTCCATCCATCAGCTCGACTTCGTGCAGATGAAAG TGCCGGCCCCCCCAatcctgcagctggaggagtgCTGCACCCACAACAACAGCGCCACGCTGTCCTGGAAGCAGCCCCCCTTGTCGACGGTGCAGGTGGAAGGCTACATCCTGGAGCTCGACGATGGCAATGGAGGGCAGTTCAGG GAGGTGTATGTGGGCAAGGAAACCATGTGCACAGTGGACGGGCTTCACTTCAACAGCACTTACAGCGCCCGTGTCAAAGCCTTCAACAAAACAGGAGTCAGCCCCTACAGCAAGACCCTGGTGCTGCAGACATCCGAGG AGACGCAGTCAGAAGAACAGACCCTCCCTTTTCCAGTGCCTTTGGAAAGATTGCAGCTTCGTAGAATGAGTCCTTTCTCCTCCACCCTTAATCTACAACCCAGCTTCCCGGGGAGATCCTACTTTGAGCTAAGATCTTCGGCCCACCAGCTGAGCTTGCATTCTTCCTTACAGTCCCTGAACTCAGCCG GATGCAATTTTGAGACACAAGGAACGCCTTACTCTCAATTAG ttgacattaaaaaaatggtgGCAG TAGCTTGGTTTTCTTTCGATCCTGCCTCTGCACACGCTGACATCATCTTTTCTAACGACAACCTGACTGTCACCTGCAACAGCTATGATGACAGGGTTGTGCTGGGGAAAACAGGCTTTTCCAAAGGGCTGCACTACTGGGAGTTGTCCATCGATCGTTACGACAACCACCCGGACCCGGCCTTCGGCGTGGCACGCATCGACGTCCTGAAGGATGCCATGCTGGGCAAGGATGACAAAGCTTGGGCCATGTATGTGGACAACAACCGCAGCTGGTTCATGCACAACAACTCTCACACCAACAG GACTGAAGGTGGGATAACAAAAGGTGCCACGGTGGGAGTGCTGCTGGATTTGACCAGGAGGACCTTGACGTTCTCCATCAACGAGGACCAGCAGGGCCCCGTCGCCTTCGAGAACTTGGAGGGCCTGTTCTTCCCAGCAGTCAGCCTCAACAGGAACGTGCAG GTGACGCTGCACACGGGGCTGCCGGTCCCTGAGTTCTACGCCTCGCGCTCGGCCATGCAGTGA
- the TRIM9 gene encoding E3 ubiquitin-protein ligase TRIM9 isoform X6, which produces MEEMEEELKCPVCGSFYREPIILPCSHNLCQACARNILVQTPDSESPQSRRASGSAVSDYDYLDLDKMSLYSEADSGYGSYGGFASAPTTPCQKSPNGVRVFPPAAPPPPAALAPPPPPPRNACLTCPQCHRSLVLDERGLRGFPRNRLLEGVIDRYQQGRAAALRCQLCEKAPKEAAVMCEQCDVFYCEPCRLRCHPPRGPLAKHRLVPPAQGRVGRRLSPRKISTCTDHELENHSMYCVQCKSPVCYQCLEEGKHSSHEVKALGAMWKLHKSQLSQALNGLSDRAKEAKEFLVQLRNMVQQIQENSVEFEACLVAQCDALIDALNRRKAQLLSRVNKEHEHKLKVVRDQISHCTVKLRQTTGLMEYCLEVIKENDPSGFLQISDALIRRVHLTEDQWGKGTLTPRMTTDFDLNLDNGPLLQSIHQLDFVQMKVSSPVPAPPILQLEECCTHNNSATLSWKQPPLSTVQVEGYILELDDGNGGQFREVYVGKETMCTVDGLHFNSTYSARVKAFNKTGVSPYSKTLVLQTSEVDIKKMVAVAWFSFDPASAHADIIFSNDNLTVTCNSYDDRVVLGKTGFSKGLHYWELSIDRYDNHPDPAFGVARIDVLKDAMLGKDDKAWAMYVDNNRSWFMHNNSHTNRTEGGITKGATVGVLLDLTRRTLTFSINEDQQGPVAFENLEGLFFPAVSLNRNVQVTLHTGLPVPEFYASRSAMQ; this is translated from the exons ATGGAAGAGATGGAAGAGGAGCTGAAATGCCCGGTGTGCGGCTCCTTCTACCGCGAGCCCATCATCCTGCCCTGCTCGCACAACCTGTGCCAGGCGTGCGCCCGCAACATCCTGGTGCAGACGCCGGATTCGGAATCCCCGCAGAGCCGCCGCGCGTCGGGCTCGGCCGTCTCCGACTACGACTACCTGGACCTGGATAAGATGAGCCTGTACAGCGAGGCGGACAGCGGCTACGGCTCCTACGGCGGCTTCGCCAGCGCTCCCACCACCCCGTGCCAGAAATCCCCCAACGGCGTGCGGGTTTTCcctcccgccgccccgccgccccccgccgccttGGCCCCTCCGCCTCCGCCGCCCCGCAACGCGTGCCTGACGTGCCCGCAGTGCCACCGCAGCCTGGTGCTGGACGAGCGCGGGCTGCGCGGCTTCCCCCGCAACCGGCTGCTGGAGGGCGTCATCGATCGCTACCAGcagggccgggcggcggcgctGCGCTGCCAGCTGTGCGAGAAGGCGCCCAAAGAGGCGGCCGTCATGTGCGAGCAGTGCGACGTCTTCTACTGCGAGCCGTGCCGCCTGCGCTGCCATCCGCCCCGCGGCCCCCTGGCCAAACACCGCCTGGTGCCGCCCGCGCAGGGCCGCGTCGGCCGCCGTCTGAGCCCCCGCAAGATCTCCACGTGCACGGACCACGAGCTGGAGAACCACAGCATGTACTGCGTGCAGTGCAAGAGCCCCGTGTGCTACCAGTGCCTGGAGGAGGGCAAGCACTCCAGCCACGAGGTGAAGGCGCTGGGGGCCATGTGGAAGCTGCACAAG AGCCAGCTGTCCCAGGCCTTGAATGGGTTGTCAGACAGAGCCAAGGAGGCAAAAGAGTTCCTGGTGCAGCTCCGCAACATGGTGCAGCAAATCCAG GAGAACAGCGTGGAGTTCGAAGCCTGCCTGGTGGCCCAATGTGACGCCCTCATCGATGCCCTCAACAGAAGGAAAGCCCAGCTGCTGTCCCGGGTCAACAAGGAGCACGAGCATAAGCTGAAG GTGGTGAGAGACCAGATTTCTCACTGCACGGTGAAGCTGCGGCAGACCACGGGGCTGATGGAGTACTGCCTGGAGGTCATCAAGGAGAACGACCCCAGCGGCTTCCTGCAG ATCTCCGATGCTCTCATCAGAAGAGTGCACTTAACGGAGGACCAGTGGGGAAAAGGGACGCTCACACCCCGCATGACCACGGACTTTGACCTGAACCTTGACAACGGCCCCCTCCTGCAGTCCATCCATCAGCTCGACTTCGTGCAGATGAAAG TTTCCTCCCCAGTGCCGGCCCCCCCAatcctgcagctggaggagtgCTGCACCCACAACAACAGCGCCACGCTGTCCTGGAAGCAGCCCCCCTTGTCGACGGTGCAGGTGGAAGGCTACATCCTGGAGCTCGACGATGGCAATGGAGGGCAGTTCAGG GAGGTGTATGTGGGCAAGGAAACCATGTGCACAGTGGACGGGCTTCACTTCAACAGCACTTACAGCGCCCGTGTCAAAGCCTTCAACAAAACAGGAGTCAGCCCCTACAGCAAGACCCTGGTGCTGCAGACATCCGAGG ttgacattaaaaaaatggtgGCAG TAGCTTGGTTTTCTTTCGATCCTGCCTCTGCACACGCTGACATCATCTTTTCTAACGACAACCTGACTGTCACCTGCAACAGCTATGATGACAGGGTTGTGCTGGGGAAAACAGGCTTTTCCAAAGGGCTGCACTACTGGGAGTTGTCCATCGATCGTTACGACAACCACCCGGACCCGGCCTTCGGCGTGGCACGCATCGACGTCCTGAAGGATGCCATGCTGGGCAAGGATGACAAAGCTTGGGCCATGTATGTGGACAACAACCGCAGCTGGTTCATGCACAACAACTCTCACACCAACAG GACTGAAGGTGGGATAACAAAAGGTGCCACGGTGGGAGTGCTGCTGGATTTGACCAGGAGGACCTTGACGTTCTCCATCAACGAGGACCAGCAGGGCCCCGTCGCCTTCGAGAACTTGGAGGGCCTGTTCTTCCCAGCAGTCAGCCTCAACAGGAACGTGCAG GTGACGCTGCACACGGGGCTGCCGGTCCCTGAGTTCTACGCCTCGCGCTCGGCCATGCAGTGA
- the TRIM9 gene encoding E3 ubiquitin-protein ligase TRIM9 isoform X5 has product MEEMEEELKCPVCGSFYREPIILPCSHNLCQACARNILVQTPDSESPQSRRASGSAVSDYDYLDLDKMSLYSEADSGYGSYGGFASAPTTPCQKSPNGVRVFPPAAPPPPAALAPPPPPPRNACLTCPQCHRSLVLDERGLRGFPRNRLLEGVIDRYQQGRAAALRCQLCEKAPKEAAVMCEQCDVFYCEPCRLRCHPPRGPLAKHRLVPPAQGRVGRRLSPRKISTCTDHELENHSMYCVQCKSPVCYQCLEEGKHSSHEVKALGAMWKLHKSQLSQALNGLSDRAKEAKEFLVQLRNMVQQIQENSVEFEACLVAQCDALIDALNRRKAQLLSRVNKEHEHKLKVVRDQISHCTVKLRQTTGLMEYCLEVIKENDPSGFLQISDALIRRVHLTEDQWGKGTLTPRMTTDFDLNLDNGPLLQSIHQLDFVQMKVSSPVPAPPILQLEECCTHNNSATLSWKQPPLSTVQVEGYILELDDGNGGQFREVYVGKETMCTVDGLHFNSTYSARVKAFNKTGVSPYSKTLVLQTSEETQSEEQTLPFPVPLERLQLRRMSPFSSTLNLQPSFPGRSYFELRSSAHQLSLHSSLQSLNSAVDIKKMVAAWFSFDPASAHADIIFSNDNLTVTCNSYDDRVVLGKTGFSKGLHYWELSIDRYDNHPDPAFGVARIDVLKDAMLGKDDKAWAMYVDNNRSWFMHNNSHTNRTEGGITKGATVGVLLDLTRRTLTFSINEDQQGPVAFENLEGLFFPAVSLNRNVQVTLHTGLPVPEFYASRSAMQ; this is encoded by the exons ATGGAAGAGATGGAAGAGGAGCTGAAATGCCCGGTGTGCGGCTCCTTCTACCGCGAGCCCATCATCCTGCCCTGCTCGCACAACCTGTGCCAGGCGTGCGCCCGCAACATCCTGGTGCAGACGCCGGATTCGGAATCCCCGCAGAGCCGCCGCGCGTCGGGCTCGGCCGTCTCCGACTACGACTACCTGGACCTGGATAAGATGAGCCTGTACAGCGAGGCGGACAGCGGCTACGGCTCCTACGGCGGCTTCGCCAGCGCTCCCACCACCCCGTGCCAGAAATCCCCCAACGGCGTGCGGGTTTTCcctcccgccgccccgccgccccccgccgccttGGCCCCTCCGCCTCCGCCGCCCCGCAACGCGTGCCTGACGTGCCCGCAGTGCCACCGCAGCCTGGTGCTGGACGAGCGCGGGCTGCGCGGCTTCCCCCGCAACCGGCTGCTGGAGGGCGTCATCGATCGCTACCAGcagggccgggcggcggcgctGCGCTGCCAGCTGTGCGAGAAGGCGCCCAAAGAGGCGGCCGTCATGTGCGAGCAGTGCGACGTCTTCTACTGCGAGCCGTGCCGCCTGCGCTGCCATCCGCCCCGCGGCCCCCTGGCCAAACACCGCCTGGTGCCGCCCGCGCAGGGCCGCGTCGGCCGCCGTCTGAGCCCCCGCAAGATCTCCACGTGCACGGACCACGAGCTGGAGAACCACAGCATGTACTGCGTGCAGTGCAAGAGCCCCGTGTGCTACCAGTGCCTGGAGGAGGGCAAGCACTCCAGCCACGAGGTGAAGGCGCTGGGGGCCATGTGGAAGCTGCACAAG AGCCAGCTGTCCCAGGCCTTGAATGGGTTGTCAGACAGAGCCAAGGAGGCAAAAGAGTTCCTGGTGCAGCTCCGCAACATGGTGCAGCAAATCCAG GAGAACAGCGTGGAGTTCGAAGCCTGCCTGGTGGCCCAATGTGACGCCCTCATCGATGCCCTCAACAGAAGGAAAGCCCAGCTGCTGTCCCGGGTCAACAAGGAGCACGAGCATAAGCTGAAG GTGGTGAGAGACCAGATTTCTCACTGCACGGTGAAGCTGCGGCAGACCACGGGGCTGATGGAGTACTGCCTGGAGGTCATCAAGGAGAACGACCCCAGCGGCTTCCTGCAG ATCTCCGATGCTCTCATCAGAAGAGTGCACTTAACGGAGGACCAGTGGGGAAAAGGGACGCTCACACCCCGCATGACCACGGACTTTGACCTGAACCTTGACAACGGCCCCCTCCTGCAGTCCATCCATCAGCTCGACTTCGTGCAGATGAAAG TTTCCTCCCCAGTGCCGGCCCCCCCAatcctgcagctggaggagtgCTGCACCCACAACAACAGCGCCACGCTGTCCTGGAAGCAGCCCCCCTTGTCGACGGTGCAGGTGGAAGGCTACATCCTGGAGCTCGACGATGGCAATGGAGGGCAGTTCAGG GAGGTGTATGTGGGCAAGGAAACCATGTGCACAGTGGACGGGCTTCACTTCAACAGCACTTACAGCGCCCGTGTCAAAGCCTTCAACAAAACAGGAGTCAGCCCCTACAGCAAGACCCTGGTGCTGCAGACATCCGAGG AGACGCAGTCAGAAGAACAGACCCTCCCTTTTCCAGTGCCTTTGGAAAGATTGCAGCTTCGTAGAATGAGTCCTTTCTCCTCCACCCTTAATCTACAACCCAGCTTCCCGGGGAGATCCTACTTTGAGCTAAGATCTTCGGCCCACCAGCTGAGCTTGCATTCTTCCTTACAGTCCCTGAACTCAGCCG ttgacattaaaaaaatggtgGCAG CTTGGTTTTCTTTCGATCCTGCCTCTGCACACGCTGACATCATCTTTTCTAACGACAACCTGACTGTCACCTGCAACAGCTATGATGACAGGGTTGTGCTGGGGAAAACAGGCTTTTCCAAAGGGCTGCACTACTGGGAGTTGTCCATCGATCGTTACGACAACCACCCGGACCCGGCCTTCGGCGTGGCACGCATCGACGTCCTGAAGGATGCCATGCTGGGCAAGGATGACAAAGCTTGGGCCATGTATGTGGACAACAACCGCAGCTGGTTCATGCACAACAACTCTCACACCAACAG GACTGAAGGTGGGATAACAAAAGGTGCCACGGTGGGAGTGCTGCTGGATTTGACCAGGAGGACCTTGACGTTCTCCATCAACGAGGACCAGCAGGGCCCCGTCGCCTTCGAGAACTTGGAGGGCCTGTTCTTCCCAGCAGTCAGCCTCAACAGGAACGTGCAG GTGACGCTGCACACGGGGCTGCCGGTCCCTGAGTTCTACGCCTCGCGCTCGGCCATGCAGTGA